The Verrucomicrobiota bacterium genomic interval GCCGACCGCCTGATTGTCGTGGGGACCGGGGGGGAAACCGCGGCGGCTGTGAAAGCGGAGGCCACAGGCGATTTTGACGTGGTGTTTGAGGCGGTGGGCAAGCCAGAGACGTGGGCGGCGGCGATTGAGTTGGTACGCAAAGGCGGGTTGGTTAATCTGTTTGGCGGATGCCCCTCCGGCACTTCCGTGTCCTTGGATACCGCGCGCATGCACTACGCCAACCTGACGTTGGTGGCCAGTTTCCACCACACACCACGCACTATTCGGCGCGCCCTTGAGTTCATTGAAAGCGGTGTGATTCGCGCGCAGGACTTTGTGAACGGGGAATGCTCGCTTTCGGAGTTGCCCGGCCTGTTGAAATCCATGGCTACCGGCAATCGCTCGGTGAAAACCCTGATTCTCGTTCGGAAGTAGCGCCGGGAAGTGTGGTTACACGCTAGAAGACACCGTTAGCCGCAAAGAGGCACAAAAAACGCAAGAAAAGAATGCTTGTTGCAGGCTAACGGGGCCTGCGATTCAGTTGCTGGCGTTGGATTTGGGGTTTATCCACTCGACTTGAGGAAAAAGCGGCGTTGCTTTTCGCTGATGGGCAGCCCGAGCTTTTCCATGACCTGCAACATGTCCTCCCAGACCAGGCGCTTGTCGCGTAGCGATTCCTGGTGCAGCAGATAGGAGGGATGATAGGTGGGCATCAAGGGAATGCCTCGGTAGGTGTGCCAGGTGCCGCGCAGCCGGGAAATACCGGTCTTGCCCAACAATCCCTCCAAGGCGGTGCCGCCCAGCGCAACCAGGATTTTGGGCCGGATAATGTCAACCTGCTGGTGCAGGTAAGGAATGCAGGTTTGCATTTCCACTGCTGTGGGTTTGCGGTTGCCGCGGGATTGACCGGGCGTATCGGGACGGCACTTGAGAATGTTGGCGATATACACTTGTTCGCGAGCCAGTCCCATTGTCGCGATGATGCGATTGAGCAATTGGCCGGCGGCACCAACGAACGGTTCGCCCTGTTGGTCTTCGTCAACTCCCGGTGCTTCTCCGACAAACATCAGATCGGCATCGAAATTACCTACCCCGAACACCACGTTTTTGCGCGAGCTGGCCAGGCCCGGGCATTTAACGCACGGCAACACCTTTTCACGCAGAGCCGCCAAGGCGGTGGCTTTTGCAGCCGAATCCAAGATGGAGGCAGGGGTGTTTGGTGCGCTTGCCGGTATGGGGGCGGGCGGGGGTAATGGCGCGGATGTCGTGCGGGGTATTGGTGCCGGAGTCGGTGCAGGCCGGAATGGGGCGGGGGACGGCGGGGGAGCAGGTTTGGCTGGCGCCACGGCGGACGGACGGCGTAATGGCGTCTTTTGCCCCAAAGCGGCCAAGGCATCAGGCGACACCTGCACAAAGCGGGTGCCTTGGGTTCGCAGCTCTTCCAAATGCTGGATCGTCGCGTCCAGCAGTTGCTCGTACATGTCCGGCATGGCGCGCATGGTAAATCTTATGGCGGAATGCGCACGTAAAAAATGCGGGTAATATCAGGGAGGCGGCAAGGCGGGGTGACGGGGGACGCGACACCGCTTTGGATTTGCGCGCAGGCAATCGCACCGGACGGATTGGCGGCGGTGA includes:
- a CDS encoding uracil-DNA glycosylase; protein product: MRAMPDMYEQLLDATIQHLEELRTQGTRFVQVSPDALAALGQKTPLRRPSAVAPAKPAPPPSPAPFRPAPTPAPIPRTTSAPLPPPAPIPASAPNTPASILDSAAKATALAALREKVLPCVKCPGLASSRKNVVFGVGNFDADLMFVGEAPGVDEDQQGEPFVGAAGQLLNRIIATMGLAREQVYIANILKCRPDTPGQSRGNRKPTAVEMQTCIPYLHQQVDIIRPKILVALGGTALEGLLGKTGISRLRGTWHTYRGIPLMPTYHPSYLLHQESLRDKRLVWEDMLQVMEKLGLPISEKQRRFFLKSSG